A DNA window from Candidatus Protochlamydia naegleriophila contains the following coding sequences:
- a CDS encoding aspartate kinase — translation MKTLVMKFGGASVASPDHFSHIADLIIERQNHFARLVIVVSAMGQTTNQLIELANRVHPNPPQREYDMLISAGERISMSLLAMALCRKGREAVSFTGSQSGILTCAQHTNAQIIDVRPHRLTQTLEQGKIVIVAGFQGVSLHKEITTLGRGGSDTSAVALGVALGAEEIEFFKDVPGVFDRDPKCHKDAILYSHLSYQDALEIVSQGAKILHPRAIRLAAKNALPLHVRSFMCSYEDNPGTRIADAARERSQTPLYELA, via the coding sequence ATGAAAACACTAGTCATGAAATTTGGCGGAGCTTCGGTTGCCTCTCCCGATCATTTTTCGCATATTGCCGATCTCATTATTGAAAGACAGAATCATTTTGCTAGATTGGTCATTGTTGTAAGCGCGATGGGGCAGACAACGAATCAATTGATTGAATTGGCCAATCGCGTTCATCCCAATCCTCCTCAACGTGAGTACGACATGCTAATTAGTGCAGGAGAGCGGATTAGTATGTCATTATTAGCCATGGCTTTGTGCCGCAAAGGGAGAGAGGCCGTGAGCTTTACAGGAAGCCAATCAGGGATTTTAACGTGCGCCCAACACACCAATGCTCAAATTATCGACGTGAGGCCGCACCGTTTAACCCAAACCCTAGAGCAAGGAAAGATTGTGATTGTGGCAGGGTTCCAAGGGGTGAGCTTGCATAAAGAAATTACAACGCTTGGAAGAGGGGGATCTGACACTTCCGCAGTCGCTTTAGGGGTAGCGCTTGGGGCTGAAGAAATTGAATTTTTTAAAGACGTTCCAGGGGTTTTCGATCGAGATCCCAAATGCCATAAAGATGCTATCTTGTATTCGCACCTTTCTTATCAGGATGCTTTAGAGATTGTGAGTCAAGGAGCAAAAATTTTGCATCCCCGAGCAATTAGATTGGCTGCTAAAAATGCCTTGCCTTTACACGTAAGATCCTTTATGTGTTCGTATGAAGATAATCCTGGAACTCGGATTGCCGATGCAGCTCGTGAAAGATCCCAAACTCCTCTTTACGAGTTAGCTTAA